The genome window CGCTGACCCGGCTGGACCTGTCCAGCTTCGCGGGCCCGGTTGGCCGGATTCGCATCTTCTGCCGCAGCTTTGCCGGGCGGCGTCTGTTGCGCCATGGTGACACCTGTCACGCACAGCCCCAAGGCGGCCGCCATCACTCCCTTTGCAAGCTTCATGATTCTCTCCCCTCGCGTGTCTTGTCGGCTGGGCACGCTCTCAACCTGTCGAACTCCTCGCCCGGCCGTCGTGCCCATCGAAGGTGGTCGCAAACCCAATGCCCGCGCCAGCCAGCCAGCCAGCGTCCCGCTGGACCGGGTGGCCGTGGAGCGATGGGATTGAGGTGGCGGGGGTCGTGCCGGCGAGCGCGCGGTTTGGGCAGGGGGAGCAGGTCGCTGACCAAGAACCGGGTCCAGGGGCACCCTGGTGGGGGATGCAAGGGGGCAACGCCCTCTTGCCCGCCGGAGGCCTGGCCGTCGAGAGATGTCTGAAGGAGTGCGTGTCCAAACGCGGACACCGTGCCGGATGTCCCCTCACCAACCCGCTGGGATTGCAAAGCGAGTGGTGAGTCTTCAGCGCCGGTCCCACAAAGGGGACGTCCGTTGTGTCCCACGGTTCCTCATGGAAGTGCCTCCGGCGGCAAGGGGTCGAAACCCCTTGACCCCAGCGGCCGTCGCACGTTGGGTTTGAGCTGACAACGCTGTGCCGGCGAGGACGTTGTTCAAGCGAGACGGACGCGGGCTTGAGTTCCTCCACGCACCGGCGGAACAATCGCAACACAGGATCCCGATTCCTCGCACAATCGCCCGCCATGCAAACCGGCTTCATCGACCTCGCCCGCCTGACCCCCATCTCGCCCGTCCCCGGCTGCCGGATGCGGACGCCGTTCGGGCAGAACCTCATGCTCTCCTACTTGGAGATGGACAACGGCGCCGAAGTCCCCCTCCACCACCACCCGCATGAGCAGGGAGGCATCCTCATCCGCGGCCGCCTCCAGCTCACGATCGGCGACGAGACCCGCGTCGTTGAAGCCGGATCGCTCTTCCTGATCCCCTCCAACGTCCCGCACCGCGCCGTGGCGATCGACGGCCCCGCCACGGTCCTCGATGTCTTCAGCCCCGTCCGCGAAGACTACGCCGAGCTCACGAACCGCTACATCCCGCCGCTCGAAGCCCCCGCCGGTTAGGCTCTGCTCGGAAACGTATACCAGCCCGAAGCGCGAGCGAGGGACGGCGTCTGAATTCCCTCGCTCGCGCTTCGGGCTAGTGTGGACTGGACGCTCTCCACGTCGATTGCAAACAGACGCTGATGGGCTGGCCCGCCTCACGCACGGAAGATCGACCCGTCGAGCGTCCCCGTGCTGTCGGCAAACGACTCCGCCGGGATATCGAGCGAACGCAGGATGCCGAGATACAGGTTCGACATCCGCGCGTCGTTCCCCTTCCAGAACTGCCCGTGCCGCAGCCCCAGCCTGTTCCCCCCGGCGACCAGCGTCGGCAGGTTGCGCGGATTGTGGGTCGTGCTCGCGCCACTGCCGTAGAGGACGACCGTGTTGTCGAGGACCGTCCCGTCCCGGTCGCGGTACTCGCTCAAACGGCTGAGGAACCCGGCGATCTGCTCGCTGAGGAACAGGTCGTACTTGGCGAAAGCGAGCTGCCCGTCCTTGTCCCCCGCGTGCGAGAGGGAGTGATGCGTCTGCGACAGGCCGAGCTTGATCGGGAACGTGTCGCTGATCCCCATCCCGTCCTCCCGGTTCAGCATGAAAGTCACGCTCCGGGTGATGTCGGCGTCGAAGGCCAGGGCAATCAGGTCGAACATGTTCCGGTAGTAAAGGGCCGGCTCGCTCTCGTTCGTGACCGTGAGATCGAGATGCGACGAGTCCTGGGACTTCAGCGGAATGTCGATCCACTTCTCGGAGGCAATGAGCCGCGACTCCACTTCGCTCAGCGATGTCAGGTACTGCTCCATCCGCTCGCGGTCGGACCGGCCGAGCTGCCGGTTGAAGTCCCGGGCGCTCTCGGCCACGGCGTCGACGAGCTTGATCCGCTTCTTGAGGGCCTCCCGCTCCGACTGGATCGATGAACGGTCGCTGCGGAAGAGCCGGTCGAACACCCGCCGTGGACTGTTCTCCGCCGGGATCGGCCGCCCTTCCAGGCTGTAGGAGATCGTCCCGGTCCGGGAGAGGAACCCCGTCCCGGCGTCGATCGACAGCACGAGCGACGGCTGGCGGCAGTGCTGCTTGGTGTGCTGGGCGACCACCTGGTCGATACCGGCCGAGTTGTAGGTCCCGGGCTTCGGGTTATGCAGCGGGGCCCCGGTGAGCCACATGTCGGAGCAGACGTGCGGGTCCGCCTTCGGTCCGCTCGGATGGTGCAGGCCGCCGAGGAAGCTGAGCTGGTGGCGGAAGGGGCTGAGCGGCTCGGTCGACTTGCCGAAGACGAACTGGCCGTCCTTCTCGGCGGTCGGGAACCAGCTCCATTCGTCAATGCCGTGCTCGTGCCGCGGGAGCGACATCCCGTTGGCGGTGTAGAGGGCGCAGAACCGGCGGGGGACGTTCGCGGCGGCCTCGGCCCCCATGGCGTCGAGCACCGGAAGGGCGAGCGCCGCTCCCCCGAGACCTCGCAGGAACGCACGACGGTCGATGGTGCGGGCCAGACTCATGGGGCTCTCCTGTCGCGGAACGTGCCAGCGGGAAACGGAACGGTCGGTCTCATATCACCGGCGAGCGAAGGAGCGTCGCCGGGCCACAGGAGCAGCGCTACTTCTCCAGAAACATCGGACTGTGGACAACATACCGCAGTAGATCGCGCATCCGATACCCCTCTCGGCGGAGCCGCACGGCGTCCTGCTTGAGCGTGGCGAGTTCGGCGTAGGACAACGTCCGGCCGTTGGCGTAGGTCTGCAGGTGCTTCAGGAGGCTGAAGGCGACCTGGTCGAGCCGGGCGTGGGCGAGATGGGTCCGCAGGTCGTCGAAGCCGGCCACCTTCGCGCCGTCCGGCAGCGTCGAGCGGGCGTCGACCGCTTCGGTTTTCCGGCGGCCCCCGGCGTCGAACTCTTCCAGCGGCAGGCCCCACGGGTCGATCTTGGTGTGGCACTGGACGCAGCCGGTCTGGTTGCGGTGGACTTCCAGCCGCTCCCGGAGCGAAAGCTTCGGGTCTTCCTTCACCATCGGGACGTTCGGCGGCGGGTCGTCGGGAGGCTCGGCCACGAGCCGGCGGGCGATCCAGGCCCCGCGCTTGATCGGGTTTGCCTCGCGTCCGTCGGAGAGGCCCGCAAGGATTGCCGGCTGGGTCAGCAGGCCGCCCAGGTCCCTCCGACCGTGAGGGATCGCCGCGAACTCGAAGCCGCTTTCGCTCCGGTCTCCCAAGTCGTAATAGCTGGCGACCACTTCATTGGCGACCACAAACTCGGAGGCGATCAGATTCCGCGCCGGGAGGTTCTCCCGGAACAGGTGCCTCAGGAATTCCACGGGCTCCCGCCGCAGCTGAGTCCGGGCGTCGCGCGTCAGCTTCGGGAATCGCTTCCGGTCCGGTTCCAGGACGGCGAACTTGTCGAGCGCGAGCCACTGGGAGCCGAATTCCTCGACGAAGCGGTCGAACCGCGGATCGGCGATCAGGCGGTCCATCTCGGAGTCGAGCGACTCCCGCAGCCCGCCGAATGCCCCGAGTTCAACGGTCTGAACGTCGGGCGGCCCGTTCCAGAGGAAGTACGACAGCTTGGAAGCAAGCTCCTGACCGTCCAGGGGCTCCGGCTCGGGGCCCTGGCTGTTCTCGACGAGCATCAGGAACTTCGGGGACGTCAGCCCCACAAGGAGCGCGTCGCGCACGTTGTCTCGGAACTTTCCTCCCGCGTTGACGTAGACCTTGAAGAGAGGATTGACGTCTTCCTGCTGTGCTGCCCGGCGAAACGCTCTTGAGGCGAAGTCGTGAAGGATTCGCCAGGCCGCCGCGTTGTCCTCTTCGAGCGGGCCGCCTGGGTACGGAGCCGCCGAACCGAAGATCCTCATGTGCGACGGCGGCGGCCAGGTGTCGTAGTACGGGCCTTCGAACTCGACGGAGCGGATGAGGAGCCGCGGCATGTCGCGGCCGTCGGTGTACTCGCTCCGGACGCCGATCTCGCGGATACCGGCGAGATAGTTGACGTTGTCCTTCTCGACGTCCGGGCTCGGGAAGTTGCGGATCGCTCCCTCGAAGACGAACGTCGCCAGTTCGGTTCCCGGCACCGTCACGGGCTCGCCGACCGGCGCAAGCGTGCTGCCGCAGTCCCGCCGCAGGCCGAGGTGGACTCCCAACTGCGGCAGACGCTTCTCGAACTGGACGAACCTCCCCGCGACTTCGTCCTCCGCGGGGAGAGGCGTGAGGACGATCCGCTCCAGCGCCGCCTTCCCGGCCGAGACAGCGGTGACCGGTAGCGGGCCTGCCGGCAGCCGGGCCACGAGGAACGCCGGCTGGCTCAGCAGTCCGGAGAAGTGCCGGTTCCCCAGCGTGAGCGTCAGGTCGTGCGGCTTCTCGGGCTCTTCGTCGGCGCCGGGAGCCGCCTTGTGGACGTCCACCTGGTAGATCCCGGCGGCGGGAATTTTCGCTTCGACCGGCCCGTTGGGCTGCGGGACGAGGACCTGGCCCGCCGTCGGTGCGCCGTCGTCTGCCAGTGGCCGCAGCGAGGCGCCGGCATCGAGGATCAGGCCGTCGTCGTACTTTGCGGCGGTGACCGTCACGCGAAAGCGTCCGTCGTCGGGGAGCTCCCGCAGCGAGATCTTGAAGTTCGCCCGCGGGCCATAGGTGCTTTCGACGCCGAAGATCTCGCCGCTCGGAATCGCCGGCCGGAGGAGCAGTCCCTCGGGAACGGTCTCGTAGGCACGCCCCTTGGGATAGCCGTGCGTTCCCCGCATGCAGGCGAAGACCGCGTGGTAGATGCTGTCGTACTCCCGCCAGCCGCGGACTGTGTCGTTTCCCTGGTAGCCCTCGATGAACCGGAACTTCGTCTGCATCGCGAAGGGAGCGAACGGGAATGGCTTTTTGATGGCAGGCTCGGTGACGACGAAATCCGCGTTGTCGAGGAGCAGGCTGTCGGCGCCCAGGATCAGCTTGTCCGGGCACGGGGCCGGGTTGATCGTCCGTCCGAGTTCGACCTTGAACCTCTGGATCGTGGGCCGGGATGCGGGATCGACGATGCAGCGGTCGAGGGCCCGTTCGGCGATTTCGAGGTAGGCCTCGATGAGGAGAGGGGAGAGGGCGAGGGTTTCCTGGTTGTTGACGAAGCCGTCCTTGGAGACCGCGTCCGGGGGGAGGATGTCGGTCAGTTCGTCGTCGAGGAGCAGGAGCTCTCGGAGTGTGTTGCGGTATTGGGCAACGGTCAGCCGGCGGGCGCCGCCGTTCTTGGGTGTGGGCCGCGAGCGGGCGATGTCGAGGCCTTGTTCGATCCAGTTGAGGAACGCTGTCCGTTCGGCGTCGGTGGGTTGAGGTTCGTCTTCGGGGGGCATGGCCCGGCTGGCGACCTGGCGGCGGATGCCTTCCCAGAGTTTGAGCTGTTGGTCGGCGAGGGTGGTGTCGAGGTGATCGACGCGGATGCCGGACATCATTTCGTCGACGCTGTGGCAGCGGATGCAGTTCTGCTTGAGGAACGGTCCGACGTGTTCGTCGAAGCTGCGAGCGAGCGCGGCCGCATCCTCCGCCCGACTAGCGACGGGAGCTGCGAGCGCTATCAGAAGAAACAGCGGCAGGAGCCGAAGGGGAGGGGAGGTCATTGGGGGGGGCCGGCAGGGCAGGGTCGAGCGGGAGGTCTATTATCAGCTGACCCATCAATGAACTTCAATGGTTTCGTCGGGAGCGATCGCTTGAGCGACGTACCATGAACCGGGTCCAGGGGGACCCTGGTGGGGGGATGCAAGGGGGGCAACGCCCCCTTTGCCCGCCGGAGGCCTGGCCGTCGAGAGATGTCTGAAGGAGCGCGTGTCCAAGCGCGGACACCGTGTCGTATGCCCCCTCACCAACCCGCGGGGATCGCAAAGCGAGCGGTGAGTCCTCAACGCCGGTACCACAGAGGGGACGTCCGTCGCTGACCACGGTTCCTCATGGAAGCGCCTCCGGCGGCAAGGGGGCGTGGCCCCCTTGACCCCAGCGGCCGTAGCACGTTGGGTTTGAGCAATGTGAGCTGCGCCGGCAGGGACATGGTTCGAGCACTACGGATCGCTCCCTTTCGCGGACCGCGGCGGTAGAATTCAGAACTCACGTCCCCCTTCATTGCGCCGGCTTCCCAACCACGTCCCCTCTGCCGAAAACCGCCGCATGCTTCAGTTCCTCAAGAACCTGTTTCAAAGCAAACCCAAAGTCCAGAAGCTCGACATCCGCCGGCGGTTCGAGCTCATCGGACGGATCGGGCAGGGGAGCATGTCCAAGGTCTGGCGGGCCAAGGACTCGCTGACCGGCAAGGTCGTCGCCCTCAAAGTCCTCGACGGACCGAAGACCGCCCGCCTCGAACAGAAGTTCGCCCAGATGGGGGTCCAACGACCCACGGAGGGCGAGATCTCCCTCACGCTACGCCACCCCAACATTGTCCACACTTACGAGCACGGGGTCACGACCGAGAACGAACAGTTCCTCGTCATGGAGTTCATCGATGGCGTCAGCCTCAGCTACCTCGTCGACGTCCAGAACGCCCGGATGAAGGACCACTGCCTCTCCTACTGCATCCAGCTCGGCACCGCCCTCGAGTACCTCCACAAACAACTCTGGATCCACCGCGACCTCTGCCCGCGGAACGTCGTCGTCACGCCGGACGACGTCGTGAAGCTGATCGACTTCGGCCTGATGGTCCCCAACACGGAAGAGTTCCGCCGCCCCGGCAACCGGACGGGGACCGCCATGTACATGGCCCCCGAACTCATCAAGCGGCAGACGACCGACGAGCGGATCGACGTGTTCTCCTACGCGGTCACCTGCTTCGAGATGTTCACCAAGCAGCTCCCGTGGCGCGCGGGAGACACCCTCGAATCGGTCCTGCAGCACATCAACAGCCCGCCCAAGGACCTCAAGAAGCTTCGCCCCGACCTGACCGACGGAGTGGTCCACGCGATCATGAAGGGCCTGGAACGCGACCCCCGCGACCGCTGGCCGTCGATGAAGGCGATGGTGGATGAGTTGAGGAAAGAGGCTGAAGGCTGAAAGGGGCGGGAGATCGGCGGATCGGCATACCAGCCTGACGCGCGAGCGGAACGCGGCAACCGGGCTTGCCTGGGCGAGCAACACCTACCCCAAGGGGGTTACGCCCGACAGCCCAGGGTTGCCGCGGAGCGGCTACCCTGGGTTTTGAGAATCCGATGATTGAACCCCGACGGGGTTCTGCCAAGTCATCGTTGTTCTGACGCAACCCCGATGGGGTTGGTGGGGCGTCGACCTCGTAACCCAGGGTAGCCTGCGTTGCAGGCAACCCTGGGCTGTATGACGAAACCCCGTCGGGGTAGATCGAACCTCGCGTGGCGTCGCCAGCGGACACGACTCGTCTGCGGTGTGGTCCGACTTCGATTCTCGTGCCATGCCAAATAAAAAAAGCCCGGTCCGAAGACCGGGCTTCTTGAGCAGGAGGCTGAAGTCTGCCGCGTCCGGCGAACCGTCCGCGTCAGGTGAACGCAACCTGCTACTTAAATTGTTGGCGACTACTTGAGTCGCATGTAGTACTTCTTGTTCTTGGGGTCGAAGTCCGTCGGGCTCATCGCGTCGCTGACTTCAATTTCGGTATACGAGTAGTGTTCGATGAGGGAATTTTCGTCGGTGAGCGGTTTTCCTTTTTCTCCCCATCCGAAGTTCTTCACCATCACCGGCAGGGACATTTCTCGGTCCACGAGCATCTCGGACTTGCGATAAATTTCGCTGTGTGCCGGGTTCACGTACTCGCAGACGCAGCGGAAGCAGGGACGGTCTTCGAACGTCGCGTCTTCCGTGAACTGGCACAGCGTGGGGATCGATTCCTGCAGGTTGCGGACCTGGGCGTCGATGATCTTGCGGGCCAGTCCCACGATGCCGACCTGTGTGATCGGGTGGCGGTTCTCAGCCATGACGAGGTCGCTGTTGATCGCCATCCGGAGGGTGCCGGAGAGGCGGCCCGCGATGCCGCCGGGCTGGCACAGAAGGCAGTTCTCATTCTGGCCATCGACGTAGATGACCTGCCGGCCTTTGTCGCCCGAACGCCACTTCATGTAGACGCTGAAGGGGGCGTGACCCATCTTGAGGTCGATGTCCTGTCCTTCGAGGAGCGAGCCGCCGACGACTTCCTGCTTGAAGAACTTGCACTTGTAGTAGGGAGCCGCGGCGAACTTCTCGATCCCGCGCTGCAGGATCATGACGTTCATCTGCAGGCCCCACTTGCCCGTCAGCGTCTTCGCGTCGGGCTCGGGGACGGGAACCAGCGTGCCGGGAGCGGCGACGCCGAGTCCGCCGGGGACGGGGAGGTCGACTGCCGCCGCGACGCGGATCGGTTCCGCAATGGGCATCTGAGCCAGGCTGGCGGAGGCCATGGACGGCAGGATGGGGAGCGTGAAGGCGGCTGCCGTCTTGCGCTCGATCGGGTCGGCCCCGACCGGGACGGGATCATCGAGGAGTCCCATCAGGCCGAACGCCGCGGCGAGCAGCAGGGAGGCCGTCACATTGGCCAGCCGGTTTTCCGAGCGCCAGAACCGTTTCCACATGCGGCCACCGGAGAGGCGGAGATGACGAGTGAAGGGACTTTTTTAGGTTGTCGGGTGGCAAACACTGCCGGCCGGATGTTTTCGGGATCGGCAGGAATGATCAGTCGAACGGTCGAATGGGGACTCACCGTCAGGGTTTGCCTGGGTGTTCGGGTTTCGCTGATCGGATTGTTTTCGCGCGAGGTGAGCGTTCTTGCCGGACGGATGCTGATAGCTCAAACCCGACGAGCCACGGCAACCGGGGTCAAGGGGGCAACCCCTTGCCGCCGGAGGCACTCCTGTGAGGAACCGTGGTAAGCAACGGACGCCCGTTTTGTGGTACCGGCGTCGAGGACTCACCGCTCGCCCCGGAATCCCCGCGGGTTGGTGAGGGGGCATCCGGCACATTCTCCGCGTTTGGACTCTCGCTCCTTCAGATGGTGCGAGAAGGGCGGGCCTCCGGCGGGCAAGAGGGCTTCGCCCCCTTGCATCCCCCACCAGGGGTACCCCCTGGACCCCGGTCATCTCTCCAGTTCGCCCACTCCACGCCGGTCGACCCGTCCCGTAAAGTACTCTCACTCCCGTCCATCGAGACAAAGTGAGTCCCCATGCATCGACGCCTCTATCTCTGCGTTCCGATCCTGGCCGCCCTCGTCCTCGCCCTCGGCCCGGCCACCTACGCCGCCGACCGCCCCAACATCCTCTGGATCTCCAGCGAAGACAACGGCCCACACCTCGGCTGCTACGGCGACCCGGACGCCCGGACGCCAAACCTCGACGCCCTCGCCCAGCGCAGCGCCCTCTACCTCAACTGCTGGTCCAACGCCCCCGTCTGCGCCCCCGCCCGCACCGCCATCATCACCGGCATGTACCCCCCCTCCCTCGGAGCGGAACACATGCGGAGCCTCGTCAAAGTCCCCGCCGATCTGAAGCTCTGGCCGCAGCTTCTTCGCGAGGCCGGCTACTACTGTTCGAATAACGTCAAAGAGGACTACAACGTCGAAAAGCCCGGACAGGTCTGGAGCGACTCCAGCAAGACGGCCCACTGGAAGAAGCGCAACCCCGGCCAGCCCTTCTTTGCCGTCTTCAACTTCACGACGACGCACGAAAGCCAGGTCCGCCTTCGGCCTCACAACTTCGTCCACGACCCCAAGACGGTCCAGATCCCCGGCTACCATCCCGACCTCCCCGAAACCCGCGAGGCCTGGGCTCAGTACCACGATCAGATGACGCTGATGGACGAGCAGGCGGGGAAGATCCTCGACGAGCTCCGCGCCGACGGTCTGGAAGAAGACACCATCGTCTTCTACTGGGGAGACCACGGCCCGGGCCTGCCGCGCTGCAAACGCTCGGCCTGCAACTCAGGCCTCCGCGTCCCGCTCATCGTCCACATCCCGGAGAAGTTCCGCGGCCTCGCCCCCAAAGGCTATGAGGCCGGGGCAAAGCTCGACCGGCTCGTCGAGTTCGTCGACTTCGGTCCCACGGTCCTCAACCTCGCCGGCATCTCCGCCCCGGCCACGTGCCAGGGGCGGCCGTTCCTCGGTCAATACTCGTCGAACGAACGGGACTACCTCCACGGCTTCCGCGGCCGGATGGACGAGCGGTACGACCTCGTCCGCTCGGTGCGGGACAAGCGGTACGTCTACGTCCACAACTTCCATCCGGAACTGCCGGCGGGCCAGCACAACGCCTACATGTTCGAAACGCCGATGACGATCGCATGGCGAAAGGCGTTCGATGCCAAGACGCTCGCGCCGGAGCACGCCCGGTTCTTCGAGCCGCGTGAAACCGAGGAGTTGTACGACCTCGAGTCCGACCCCTGGGAGCTCAAGAACCTGGCGGCCGATCGGGCCCACGCCGCCACGCTGACCCGGCTGCGGGCGGCGTGCCTGATGTGGATGGGCCAGATCAAGGACGTGGGCCTCGTCCCGGAGGCGGACCTCGTTCTGCGGGCCGGCCCGAAGTCCTATTACGAGTTCGGCCACGACGAGTCCTATCCGTCGGCCGAAGTCATCAAGGCGGCGGACGTGGCGACCCGCGGAACCGACGCGGCGACGCTGCGAGGATTGCTGAACTCCCCCGACAGCACGGTCCGGTACTGGGGGATGATGGGAGTGCTGATCCACGTCCGGAACCCGAACGGCGAGATCCTGCGCGAGGTCGAGCAGCGGCTCACCGACAAGTCGCCCAGCGTGCGGATCGTCGCGGCGGAGACGTTGCTCCGCCGGGGCCCCAGGGTGACGCACGACGGGGCGCTCCTGATGCTGATCAAGCAGGCGGACGCGGGGCAGAACGGACTGTTCTCCTCGGTCGCGGCCCTGAACGCGATCGACAACCTCGGCCCGCTGGCGGCGGGGACACACCGGGAGATCGCAAAGCTCCCGCGGGTCGCCCCCGGCGCGAGTCCGCGGATGAAGGACTACATCGACCGTTTGCTGCGGCACATCCTGGGAGAGAAGCCGCTGCCGGGGTAGGGGAGAGAGTCCGCACAGGGAGTGAGGCGTTCGCTGCCTTCATTCGCAGGAACGCGAGCCGTTCACTCAGGGCCAAGGAGAACGAGAGACATGTCGCAGATCGCGGGAAGCATCCTGATCGTCGGCGCCGCCCTGGTTCACGTGCTGGAGGAAGGCTCTCGACGGGAAGCAGAATCGCTGATGCACTTGAACACCGGAATGCGACTGGCCGCCCAGACGGTGGCCCGCATCAACGGCGGGCCGATCGCGACCGTCGGGACGGCCTCCTCTCCGGTGACGCGGTACTTCGTCTTCGGACTGCTGGCGGCCGGGATCGTCCTGCTCGTTCTCGGCGTCATCATGGACTTCCGCCGTCCCAAGACTCCTGCCGCGTGATGCGGTCCTGGCAGCCAGTTCCGGGGGAGGCTCTATGACGACCTGGCTCCCCGCCGTCAGCCTGCTGGTCGCGATGGTCACGGTCGAAGCCGTCGTCCAGTGGCTCCGTCACCGCCCGCACCGGCTGATGCAGCCAACGCAGCACATTGTGTTCGCCGGGCTGGTCGTCCAGTGCGTCTTGATCGCGGTCTGGATTGTCGTCTTCCTGCGGCCCCACTTCTGATCGGAGTTCGCGCCAGTCTCGGAAGCCTTTGAGCTCCACGAGATTCCGGGAACTGCCGGGGCTACTTCAGCGTCTCGCATTGGGCAGCCGAAGGAGCTGCCTCATTTCCGCCCCGACGAGCATCGCCAGCCCGTCGTCCTCCACCGCCGCGAGGATTCCCATGAACCGCACGCTGCTCATCGTGATGGTCCTGCTCGTCTGCTCCGGAGTCCATTCCCAGGAGCGCAAGGCACCGACATGGTCGCTTCAGGAAACCGTTGGTTCACTCTTCGGACGAAGACCACCGAAACAGGAAATCGAGGTACCGGTCAGGTCGTTCCGGGACCACGTCCGCCGGCAGTTGGGCACGAAACCGGGGCCGGACCGCCCCGTTGAGCCCGTCCGATTCCGTGAGCAGCCGTTTTTTGAGGGGTCTCGCGGGGCGGAACTCTCCACGCTCGTGACGGTCTCCGTGGCGGATGCCGAACTCGGCGACGACTGCATTCGCGTTCTGTTTGAACGAATCGGGGACCACAAGTTCCCGATTTGCATTCGATTTCAACCGCTGCTCGCGGGCGTGCCGCTCTACGACGGTGCCGAATCGGTCGTGTTCGGCGGACCGACGTCGACGTTCCTCTGTAAGGTTCCAGTGGCTCGACTCCATCTCAGCAACGAGATTCGACGGTCCGTGGAAGTGACGAAGGCTTCCCTCAAGGAGGCTGGTTCCGACCCCAGCGGCTTATCTCTGGGATTGGAAACCCTGATAGATCAATCCGAACGCCACGCCCCCGTCTCCGTCGATATCATCGACTTCACTGACCTAACTGAACAGATCGAAGCCGCGTTGGGCTTGGACCGTTTGCCACGGCGGGCCTCCGGCGGCAAAGGGGCTCCGCCCCCGTGACCCCCGACTTTTACTATCTCCCATGAAGAACACCGTGGCCTTTCTGTCCATCGTCCTCATGTCGATCTTCGCCGCCATTCTCTACGGCATCCTCCACGACCAGATCACCGCCCGTATCTGCGTGGAATACTTCACCATCGGGCACCCGCCGATCTTCGGCACCGACGATCCGACGCTCCTCGCCTTCGGCTGGGGCATCGTCGCCACCTGGTGGGCCGGCCTCATCGTCGGGATTCCGCTGGCCATCGCCGCCCGCGCCGGTTCCCGCCCCAGACGCTCCCCTGCTTCGCTGATCGCTCCCCTCGGCAGGCTCTTCCTCATTATGGGAGCGTCCGCTGTTCTCGCCGGGGCGATCGGCGGCCTCCTCGCCAGCCGCGGCGCGGTCGTGCTCGTCGGGCGACTCGCAAGGGCAGTCCCCGCCGAACGCCACGTCCCGTTCCTGATCGATCTCTGGGCTCACTCCGCCAGCTACCTTGTTGGATTTGTCGGCGGCTGGATCCTGACCGTGCTCGTCTGGTTTTCCCGCCGCAAACTCGCTGTGGCCCAGTGACATCGGGCCGCGGCGGGTACCGTCGCAGGCCCGCCGCACGCGCTTCGCCAACACGAATTGTCGCGCCGGCACCTTTCGGCGTATCGTGTTCCTGTTCTCGCGACCCAGGAGCCCTTGTCATGTCGCCGTCACGGATTCGACTGCTGTCTCTCGCCTGCACCCTTCTCTTCTCGTTCGCTTCCGCCGCCCAGGCCGCGCTTCCGACCGGGGAAGAAATCCTGCGGATCAACGAAGCCAATCGCAGACCGTTCGCGCACGTCCACCTCCGATCCCTCTACACGCTCGAAGCCACCGACGCCGACGCGCGGAAGTGGAACAAACAGGACGAGGAGAAGGAGCAGCTCACCAAACAGATCCTCGCCATGAAAAAGGAGGATCTCAAAATCGAATTCGACGGCCGGACCCTCGTCGGTGAGGAAGCGATCGCCTTCCTCCAGCAGGCCGAGGTTATCGACGGCCCCCGCAAAAGCCGAACGATGCCCGCTGGCCAGGCCAAGGCGTTCCAGCACTTCACCCTGCTCGAACTCTTCCGCAACGGCGACGCCTACCAGTTCCGCTCTCCCCGCAGCCAGATCAAGACCCAGGAAGCGGCCGGCGCCTGGACCTTCAGCGAGGCGCCGCTGACCACCGAATCGCTCCGGTCAACGTACGCCGGCTACGAAATCTTCTCCCGGGCCCCGGAAACGACACCCG of Planctomyces sp. SH-PL14 contains these proteins:
- a CDS encoding sulfatase; amino-acid sequence: MHRRLYLCVPILAALVLALGPATYAADRPNILWISSEDNGPHLGCYGDPDARTPNLDALAQRSALYLNCWSNAPVCAPARTAIITGMYPPSLGAEHMRSLVKVPADLKLWPQLLREAGYYCSNNVKEDYNVEKPGQVWSDSSKTAHWKKRNPGQPFFAVFNFTTTHESQVRLRPHNFVHDPKTVQIPGYHPDLPETREAWAQYHDQMTLMDEQAGKILDELRADGLEEDTIVFYWGDHGPGLPRCKRSACNSGLRVPLIVHIPEKFRGLAPKGYEAGAKLDRLVEFVDFGPTVLNLAGISAPATCQGRPFLGQYSSNERDYLHGFRGRMDERYDLVRSVRDKRYVYVHNFHPELPAGQHNAYMFETPMTIAWRKAFDAKTLAPEHARFFEPRETEELYDLESDPWELKNLAADRAHAATLTRLRAACLMWMGQIKDVGLVPEADLVLRAGPKSYYEFGHDESYPSAEVIKAADVATRGTDAATLRGLLNSPDSTVRYWGMMGVLIHVRNPNGEILREVEQRLTDKSPSVRIVAAETLLRRGPRVTHDGALLMLIKQADAGQNGLFSSVAALNAIDNLGPLAAGTHREIAKLPRVAPGASPRMKDYIDRLLRHILGEKPLPG
- a CDS encoding DUF1571 domain-containing protein, which gives rise to MWKRFWRSENRLANVTASLLLAAAFGLMGLLDDPVPVGADPIERKTAAAFTLPILPSMASASLAQMPIAEPIRVAAAVDLPVPGGLGVAAPGTLVPVPEPDAKTLTGKWGLQMNVMILQRGIEKFAAAPYYKCKFFKQEVVGGSLLEGQDIDLKMGHAPFSVYMKWRSGDKGRQVIYVDGQNENCLLCQPGGIAGRLSGTLRMAINSDLVMAENRHPITQVGIVGLARKIIDAQVRNLQESIPTLCQFTEDATFEDRPCFRCVCEYVNPAHSEIYRKSEMLVDREMSLPVMVKNFGWGEKGKPLTDENSLIEHYSYTEIEVSDAMSPTDFDPKNKKYYMRLK